A region from the Paenibacillus humicola genome encodes:
- a CDS encoding excinuclease ABC subunit UvrA, with protein MNDSNQEYIVISGARENNLKNVSLRIPKRKITIFTGVSGSGKSSIVFDTIAAESTRLLNENFSMFVRNFLPRYPQPDTDAIENLSMAVIVDQKRLGGGSHSTMGTITDISPILRLLFSRVGKPYVGQAHMFSFNDPQGMCPECNGIGRRRGVDMSRALDKSRSLKEGAILLPDYAVDNWDWNMLVQSGSFDPDKKLCDYSDEELEQLLHGKAKKVEVQFAGKAVNITVEGIIEKFTNKYIKRDVKTMSERTQRAVAPYISEGPCSSCRGARLSQAALSCRIDGLNIAEMSAMEVGQLIRVIREIEDKTAAPVVKSLTERLQHLVDIGLDYLTLDRETDTLSGGESQRVKMVKHLSGSLVDVTYIFDEPSVGLHPRDVHRLNELLLKLRDKGNTVIVVEHDPDVIKVADHIVDVGPHAGSRGGTIVYEGSFQGLLEAGTLTGSHMKRPLRLKHDCRQPSGKLSIKDAGLHNLRNVSIDIPTSVLTVVTGVAGSGKSTLINEVFLSQHPDAIVIDQSAVGVSTRSNPATYTGIMEDVRKAFASANKVSPGLFSFNSKGACENCQGLGVVYTDLAFLDSVKLPCEVCEGRRFKEEVLAYKLNGKSIADVLEMTVEQALDFFQLKEVVRKLRAMSDVGLNYITLGQPLSTLSGGECQRIKLASELHKKGSIYVMDEPTTGLHMSDIGHLLEIMNRLVDAGNTVIVIEHNLDVISQADWIIDMGPDGGSKGGQVVFEGTPSQIIHAEQSITGRYLK; from the coding sequence ATCAGGAGTATATCGTGATCTCAGGTGCAAGAGAAAACAATCTCAAGAACGTATCCCTGCGCATTCCGAAACGAAAAATCACAATTTTCACGGGGGTATCCGGTTCCGGCAAGTCGTCGATCGTCTTCGATACGATCGCCGCAGAATCCACACGGTTGCTGAATGAAAATTTCAGCATGTTCGTTCGCAATTTCCTGCCTCGTTACCCGCAGCCGGATACGGATGCAATTGAAAACCTGAGCATGGCGGTTATTGTGGATCAGAAACGGCTGGGCGGCGGTTCTCATTCCACGATGGGCACGATTACCGATATTTCTCCCATTCTCCGTCTGCTCTTCTCCCGCGTGGGCAAGCCCTATGTCGGGCAGGCGCATATGTTTTCGTTTAACGATCCGCAAGGCATGTGTCCCGAGTGTAATGGGATCGGCCGCAGGCGGGGCGTCGATATGAGCAGGGCGCTGGACAAGTCAAGGTCGCTCAAGGAAGGGGCGATCCTGCTGCCGGACTATGCGGTGGACAACTGGGACTGGAACATGCTCGTGCAGTCCGGGTCCTTCGATCCCGACAAGAAGCTATGCGATTATTCGGATGAAGAGCTGGAGCAGCTGCTGCATGGCAAGGCGAAGAAAGTGGAGGTGCAGTTCGCAGGCAAAGCCGTGAATATTACGGTGGAAGGCATTATCGAGAAGTTTACCAACAAGTACATCAAGCGGGACGTGAAAACGATGTCCGAGCGTACGCAGCGAGCCGTTGCTCCTTACATCTCCGAAGGTCCGTGCTCAAGCTGCCGCGGCGCGAGACTCAGTCAGGCTGCGCTCAGCTGCCGGATTGACGGACTCAACATCGCGGAGATGTCCGCTATGGAGGTGGGGCAGCTCATCCGCGTCATTCGGGAGATCGAAGACAAGACAGCCGCGCCGGTCGTCAAGTCGCTGACGGAACGGCTGCAGCATCTGGTGGATATCGGGCTGGATTACTTGACGCTGGACCGTGAAACGGACACGTTGTCCGGCGGCGAGTCGCAGCGCGTCAAAATGGTGAAGCACCTGAGCGGCAGTCTGGTGGATGTCACGTACATTTTCGACGAACCCAGCGTCGGCCTGCACCCCCGGGATGTCCACCGGTTAAACGAATTGCTTTTGAAGCTGCGCGACAAAGGAAATACGGTGATTGTCGTCGAGCATGATCCCGATGTGATCAAGGTCGCGGATCATATCGTCGATGTCGGACCACATGCCGGCAGCCGCGGCGGTACCATTGTATATGAAGGAAGCTTCCAAGGCCTGCTGGAGGCAGGTACACTGACAGGCAGCCATATGAAGCGGCCGCTCCGGTTGAAGCACGATTGCAGGCAGCCGTCCGGCAAATTGTCCATCAAGGATGCTGGCCTTCACAACCTGCGGAACGTGAGCATAGATATTCCAACCAGTGTCCTGACCGTCGTTACGGGTGTCGCCGGCTCGGGCAAGAGCACGCTGATCAATGAAGTATTCCTCAGCCAGCATCCGGATGCGATCGTCATCGACCAATCGGCTGTAGGCGTGTCGACTCGCTCGAATCCCGCAACTTACACGGGTATTATGGAAGATGTGCGCAAAGCGTTTGCTTCCGCGAACAAGGTGAGCCCGGGCTTGTTCAGCTTCAACTCCAAAGGGGCTTGCGAAAACTGCCAAGGGCTTGGTGTCGTGTACACGGACCTGGCATTCCTCGACAGCGTGAAGCTGCCTTGCGAAGTTTGCGAAGGCAGACGGTTCAAAGAAGAGGTGCTTGCGTACAAGCTGAACGGCAAATCGATTGCAGATGTGCTGGAGATGACGGTCGAGCAGGCATTGGATTTTTTTCAGCTTAAAGAAGTGGTTCGAAAGCTCCGGGCGATGAGCGATGTGGGACTGAACTATATTACGCTCGGCCAGCCGCTCAGCACGCTCTCGGGCGGAGAATGCCAGCGTATCAAGCTCGCAAGCGAGCTGCATAAGAAGGGCAGCATCTACGTGATGGACGAGCCGACGACCGGCCTGCATATGTCGGATATCGGCCACCTGCTCGAGATCATGAACCGCCTTGTGGATGCCGGCAATACGGTAATTGTTATCGAGCACAACCTCGACGTGATCAGCCAGGCGGATTGGATTATCGATATGGGACCGGATGGAGGCAGCAAGGGCGGGCAGGTGGTGTTCGAGGGTACGCCTTCACAGATTATTCATGCGGAGCAGTCGATCACCGGAAGGTACTTGAAGTAA
- a CDS encoding acyltransferase family protein, with amino-acid sequence MITTVKSTPIRPASSQKEGRLLYIDNLKAALTMLVVLHHLVYFSIGYGIFAPSSLEYGIGNIFLAVNQSFFMGLFFLISGYFVPSSFERNGAGRFIKDRIFRLLVPWIIYVYLLSPVQSIGTYVLDRKPFSWQTYSSLFTYGPMWYVGLLLIFACFYAVGARLMNKRVRPEIRPGTPPTYTMITVFAIVLTAAAFIMRLWVPELGLPGGSPKVESIVIFFTPSGYDLTQYVGFFIIGIIAYRRNWFRAIPDAMGRAGFGIAAGATILFLPLALIFGLNGYRFSGGWNWTSLVYSLWGSLFCIGISLGLITLFRKRFFRQDRGWGFLSAHAFTIYIIHIPLIAIVIVTLEVLRVSHAFIFPVTVVATIPLCFLLAKFIRKIPYSSKVL; translated from the coding sequence ATGATCACTACGGTAAAAAGTACCCCCATAAGACCGGCATCATCGCAAAAAGAAGGCCGGTTATTGTATATCGATAATCTGAAGGCGGCTCTGACCATGCTGGTTGTGCTGCACCATTTGGTTTATTTTTCGATTGGTTACGGAATATTCGCTCCTTCCTCCCTTGAATATGGAATAGGCAATATATTCCTTGCCGTCAATCAGTCTTTTTTCATGGGGCTATTTTTTCTTATTTCGGGTTATTTTGTTCCTTCGTCTTTTGAACGTAACGGAGCCGGCCGGTTTATTAAGGACCGGATCTTTCGATTGCTTGTTCCTTGGATCATTTACGTTTATCTGCTGAGCCCGGTCCAATCGATCGGTACCTATGTGCTTGACCGCAAGCCGTTTTCATGGCAGACCTACTCCTCGCTATTTACCTACGGGCCGATGTGGTATGTCGGGCTGCTTCTTATCTTCGCTTGTTTCTACGCGGTAGGGGCAAGGCTGATGAACAAGCGTGTCCGACCTGAAATCCGGCCGGGTACTCCGCCTACCTACACCATGATTACCGTTTTTGCCATCGTATTAACCGCAGCGGCTTTTATAATGAGGTTGTGGGTCCCCGAGCTCGGTTTACCCGGCGGATCACCCAAGGTGGAGTCAATCGTCATATTTTTCACTCCTAGCGGCTACGATCTCACGCAATATGTCGGCTTTTTCATCATCGGCATCATCGCTTACCGGCGCAATTGGTTTCGAGCCATTCCGGACGCCATGGGCAGGGCCGGATTCGGAATTGCGGCTGGAGCAACGATTCTGTTCCTTCCCTTGGCCTTGATATTCGGGTTGAATGGATATCGGTTCTCCGGCGGCTGGAACTGGACATCGTTGGTTTATTCCCTGTGGGGATCGCTGTTCTGCATCGGCATCAGTCTGGGACTGATTACATTGTTCCGCAAACGATTTTTTCGCCAAGATCGAGGCTGGGGTTTTCTGTCGGCCCATGCGTTTACGATTTATATCATCCACATTCCGTTGATTGCGATTGTCATTGTTACCCTGGAAGTACTTCGCGTATCCCACGCATTCATCTTTCCTGTAACCGTAGTCGCTACCATACCTCTTTGTTTTTTGCTGGCGAAATTCATTCGAAAAATTCCCTATTCCTCAAAAGTTTTGTAG
- a CDS encoding AraC family transcriptional regulator, which yields MVPHPSFLLITERSKRLPFYVSAIGCRYEQEHVRREAGLHLFQWLQCFEGEGVLKLADGKEHAVRPGMGMLLFPGVYHEYYAKGDRWQVDWLTFDGTYVRNLWMDAGIATSSLFTMPDPEGLLAKIRSLQQQVRTQGALNVYTCSSMLYGILTDIIERGIHHRIETVSQQCARLQPVFAYIEANYTQPLTLQALADLLCISPEYLCQLFRKATGLRPFAYINQVRVNRSKPLLIGSPALELERIAAACGFQSASYYCAMFKKYEGVTPGAFRKLYAAPR from the coding sequence ATGGTCCCGCATCCGTCTTTTCTGCTCATTACGGAACGCAGCAAACGGCTTCCGTTCTATGTGAGCGCGATCGGCTGCCGATATGAGCAGGAGCATGTAAGAAGGGAAGCCGGGCTTCATTTGTTTCAATGGCTCCAATGCTTCGAAGGCGAAGGCGTGCTGAAATTGGCGGACGGCAAAGAGCATGCTGTCCGGCCGGGGATGGGCATGCTTCTGTTTCCCGGCGTTTATCACGAATATTACGCCAAAGGGGATCGGTGGCAGGTGGACTGGTTGACCTTCGACGGCACATATGTACGAAATTTATGGATGGATGCCGGCATCGCCACAAGCAGTCTGTTCACTATGCCCGACCCGGAAGGGCTGCTCGCAAAAATCCGGAGCCTGCAGCAGCAGGTGCGGACACAGGGCGCTTTGAACGTTTATACCTGTTCTTCCATGCTCTATGGGATTCTGACCGATATTATCGAGCGCGGAATCCATCATCGGATCGAGACCGTCAGTCAGCAGTGTGCGCGGCTGCAGCCCGTATTTGCTTATATCGAGGCGAATTACACGCAGCCACTGACGCTGCAAGCACTGGCGGATTTACTTTGCATCTCGCCGGAATATTTATGCCAGCTGTTCCGCAAGGCGACCGGCCTTCGCCCGTTTGCCTACATCAATCAGGTTCGCGTCAACCGCAGCAAGCCGCTCTTGATCGGCTCTCCGGCGCTTGAGCTCGAGCGGATTGCAGCCGCCTGCGGTTTCCAATCGGCCAGCTATTACTGCGCCATGTTCAAGAAATACGAAGGCGTTACGCCCGGTGCCTTCCGCAAGCTGTATGCCGCCCCGCGCTAA
- a CDS encoding Gfo/Idh/MocA family protein: MIERQLNWGILGCAAIAKRAVIPGIRESRTGRLAAIASRDGNKAQETAASFDIPKSYASYDALLADDEIEAVYIPLPNHLHMEWTIKAAQAGKHVLCEKPLALTAAEAETMAAACERAGVRLSEAFMYRYNPRFELIKEVLRSGEIGEIRGIHGTFTFNSAGSRNNFRFRQEWGGGSIYDIGCYPISAARLLLEREPEAAAVHALFSPEHGGVDMVASGMLEFGGGVALTFECAMWAAPRNALEILGTDGRIELLPAFGGHDFTVTTKSDVRVVETPAVNQYALQADRFAEEVRGATPLFPSSDAVCNMRVIDACLKSARERARIVIN; this comes from the coding sequence ATGATCGAACGGCAATTGAATTGGGGGATTCTCGGATGCGCAGCCATTGCCAAACGGGCGGTGATTCCCGGCATTCGGGAATCGCGCACCGGGAGGCTCGCGGCGATTGCGAGCCGCGATGGGAACAAGGCCCAAGAAACGGCAGCTTCATTCGACATCCCCAAATCTTATGCAAGCTATGACGCGCTGCTTGCAGACGACGAGATTGAAGCCGTTTACATTCCGCTGCCTAACCATCTGCATATGGAGTGGACGATCAAGGCGGCACAGGCCGGAAAGCATGTCTTGTGCGAAAAGCCGCTTGCGCTGACGGCTGCGGAGGCGGAGACGATGGCGGCTGCCTGCGAGCGGGCCGGCGTACGCTTGTCCGAGGCGTTCATGTATCGCTACAACCCGCGTTTCGAGCTGATTAAGGAAGTGCTTCGTTCCGGAGAAATCGGCGAAATCCGGGGCATTCACGGCACGTTTACGTTTAATAGCGCAGGGTCCCGGAACAATTTCCGCTTCAGGCAGGAGTGGGGCGGAGGCTCCATCTATGATATTGGCTGCTATCCGATTTCCGCAGCGAGACTGCTGCTGGAACGGGAACCGGAAGCGGCTGCGGTTCATGCCCTGTTCTCGCCGGAGCATGGCGGCGTCGACATGGTGGCGTCCGGGATGCTCGAGTTCGGTGGAGGCGTCGCGCTTACGTTCGAGTGCGCCATGTGGGCGGCGCCCCGAAATGCGCTGGAGATTCTCGGTACGGACGGCCGCATCGAGCTCTTGCCGGCATTCGGCGGACACGACTTTACCGTAACGACGAAGAGCGACGTCCGGGTTGTCGAGACCCCTGCGGTCAATCAGTATGCGCTTCAGGCCGATCGTTTCGCCGAAGAGGTGCGCGGCGCGACGCCGCTTTTCCCGTCGTCCGATGCCGTGTGCAATATGCGCGTCATCGACGCTTGCCTGAAGTCGGCCAGAGAGCGAGCACGGATTGTAATAAATTGA
- a CDS encoding aldo/keto reductase: MEYVNVQGLDQPVSRLILGSGGLSPNNMDYVRTMLEAYRKLGGNTVDLAYIYGGGACERAIGLWLAENGRDAIHVWTKGAHHDQNGPRVNKQAIYEELMESLERLQTDYVDLYALHRDDPSVPVGEILEALNEHIEAGRMKAIGASNWTHRRLQEAGEYAASHGLTGFAFSSPNLSLAKTNEPYWADCVSADEEMCAWHERTQLPLFSWSSQARGFFSGRFSPEDRSNADMVRVFYNDGNWERLRRAERMAAEKGVTPIQLSLAYVLNQPFPAAALIGPANIAELQSCYEASQIRLSREELRWLDLSDGTHQTSA; this comes from the coding sequence ATGGAATATGTTAACGTGCAGGGATTGGACCAGCCGGTATCGCGCCTCATTTTGGGCTCCGGCGGTTTGTCGCCGAATAATATGGATTATGTACGGACGATGCTCGAAGCATACCGAAAGCTGGGCGGCAATACGGTCGACCTGGCTTATATATACGGCGGAGGTGCATGCGAGCGCGCGATCGGGCTGTGGCTGGCGGAGAACGGCAGAGACGCGATTCATGTCTGGACAAAAGGCGCGCACCATGACCAGAACGGTCCGCGCGTCAATAAGCAGGCGATATATGAGGAACTGATGGAGAGTCTCGAGCGGCTGCAGACCGATTATGTCGACTTGTATGCGCTTCATCGCGATGATCCTTCGGTGCCGGTTGGCGAGATTTTGGAAGCGTTGAACGAGCATATCGAAGCCGGCCGGATGAAGGCGATCGGCGCTTCGAACTGGACGCATCGGCGGCTGCAGGAAGCCGGCGAGTACGCCGCATCCCACGGACTGACCGGATTCGCTTTCAGCAGTCCGAACTTGAGTTTGGCCAAAACCAATGAGCCTTATTGGGCGGACTGCGTATCGGCCGATGAGGAGATGTGCGCCTGGCACGAACGCACGCAGCTGCCGCTCTTCTCGTGGTCTTCGCAAGCGCGAGGCTTTTTCTCCGGACGGTTCTCTCCGGAAGACCGATCGAATGCCGACATGGTCCGCGTATTTTATAACGACGGCAATTGGGAACGGCTGAGGCGCGCGGAACGAATGGCGGCGGAGAAAGGCGTGACGCCGATTCAGCTGTCGCTTGCCTACGTCCTGAATCAGCCGTTCCCGGCGGCGGCGCTGATCGGTCCCGCGAATATTGCGGAGCTGCAATCATGCTACGAGGCTTCGCAAATCCGGCTGAGCCGGGAAGAGCTGCGATGGCTCGACCTGTCCGACGGAACGCATCAAACTTCCGCCTGA
- the ppsA gene encoding phosphoenolpyruvate synthase translates to MNAFVLDFRSILKTQHRLVGGKGLNLGELSNIQGLQVPEGFCVTTAGYQKAIEQNETYHALLHQLTTLKAEDREQIGVISRKIRQILTEVEIPSDVVKAVAHYLSLFGEEHAYAVRSSATAEDLPHASFAGQQDTFLNIIGKESILQHISKCWASLFTDRAVIYRMQNGFDHRQVYLSVIVQRMVFPQASGILFTADPVNGNRKLLSIDAGFGLGEALVSGLVSADCYKVREGQIVEKRIAAKKLAVYGRKEGGTETLHIHPDQQTFQTLTERQILQLAHIGRRIEAYFGCPQDIEWCLADDTFSIVQSRPITTLYPIPEADDQENHVYLSVGHQQMMTDPIKPLGLSFFLHLTPAPMRKAGGRLFVDVASRLKTSAGRETLLNTIGSDPLIKGALTAIIERDFIQLVPDDQTAPIQGGGFADRLPQIENDPEIPAGLIKRSQASIDRLKQNIRTKSGPDLFDFILEDIQELKKIVFDPQSTAVFMAAINASAWINENMSKWLGEKNAADTLSQSVPNNITSEMGLALLDVADVIRPYPEIAAFLRQVKNDHFLDELVKFDGGQEARDAIQAYLDKYGMRCAGEIDITRTRWSENPITLVPLILGNIENFEPDAGKRRFEEGRRKALEKEQTLLERLKPLPDGEQKAKETKRMIDLVRNFIGYREYPKYSIVSRYFVYKQALLKEAEQLVQAGVIHDKEEIYYLTFEEFHEVVRTGKRDETIINKRREDYQFFEKLTPPRVITSDGEIIAGEYRREHLPPNAIVGLPVSPGVVEGRARVILKMEEADLEDGDILVTSFTDPGWTPLFVSLKGLITEVGGLMTHGAVIAREYGLPAVVGVDHATKLIQDGQRIRVHGTEGYIEIL, encoded by the coding sequence ATGAATGCTTTCGTTCTCGATTTTCGGAGCATCTTAAAAACGCAGCATCGGCTTGTTGGCGGAAAAGGGCTAAATTTAGGGGAATTGTCCAACATTCAAGGCCTGCAAGTACCGGAAGGATTTTGTGTTACGACCGCGGGATATCAAAAAGCGATCGAACAAAACGAAACGTACCATGCTTTGCTCCATCAGCTAACAACGTTAAAAGCGGAAGATCGAGAACAAATCGGTGTAATCAGCAGGAAGATTCGGCAAATCCTTACGGAAGTCGAAATTCCTTCCGATGTTGTGAAAGCCGTTGCTCACTATCTCTCCCTCTTTGGCGAGGAACATGCTTATGCCGTGCGTTCCAGTGCGACGGCTGAAGATTTGCCGCATGCCTCTTTTGCCGGTCAACAAGATACCTTTTTGAATATCATCGGTAAGGAATCCATCTTGCAGCATATCAGCAAATGCTGGGCTTCCTTATTCACGGATCGCGCGGTCATTTACCGGATGCAAAACGGATTCGACCACAGGCAGGTTTATTTATCCGTGATCGTTCAAAGGATGGTTTTCCCGCAGGCTTCGGGAATATTATTTACTGCGGATCCCGTTAACGGTAACCGAAAACTGCTGTCCATCGATGCCGGCTTTGGACTTGGAGAAGCGCTGGTCTCCGGCTTGGTGTCTGCCGATTGCTACAAGGTACGGGAAGGGCAGATCGTCGAGAAGCGGATCGCAGCCAAAAAATTGGCCGTCTATGGAAGAAAAGAAGGCGGAACGGAGACCCTCCATATCCACCCCGATCAGCAGACGTTTCAAACGCTGACCGAGCGGCAAATTTTACAGCTGGCACACATCGGCAGGCGGATCGAAGCTTATTTCGGCTGTCCGCAAGATATCGAATGGTGTTTGGCTGACGATACCTTTTCAATTGTCCAAAGCCGGCCGATCACGACCTTATACCCGATCCCTGAAGCGGATGATCAGGAAAATCACGTCTATCTGTCGGTCGGTCATCAACAAATGATGACAGATCCCATCAAACCATTGGGATTGTCATTTTTCCTGCACCTTACTCCAGCGCCAATGCGGAAGGCCGGAGGAAGGTTATTCGTAGATGTTGCATCCAGACTGAAGACATCTGCCGGCCGGGAAACGTTATTAAATACGATCGGATCCGATCCGCTCATAAAAGGCGCGCTCACGGCCATCATCGAGCGGGATTTTATCCAATTGGTACCGGATGATCAAACCGCACCGATTCAGGGCGGAGGTTTTGCCGATAGGCTGCCGCAAATCGAGAACGATCCGGAAATTCCGGCTGGTTTGATTAAGCGCAGTCAAGCATCGATCGACAGGTTAAAACAAAATATCCGGACGAAATCCGGGCCGGATTTGTTCGATTTTATTTTGGAAGACATCCAGGAGCTAAAAAAAATCGTATTCGACCCGCAAAGTACGGCTGTGTTTATGGCGGCTATAAATGCTTCGGCATGGATCAACGAAAACATGTCCAAATGGCTGGGCGAAAAAAACGCGGCTGACACGCTTTCCCAATCCGTACCGAACAATATTACGTCTGAAATGGGTCTGGCGCTGCTGGATGTCGCGGATGTCATTCGACCTTATCCGGAAATCGCCGCCTTTTTACGGCAGGTTAAAAACGATCACTTTCTGGATGAGCTTGTTAAGTTTGACGGCGGACAGGAAGCCCGAGACGCGATCCAAGCTTATCTGGACAAATACGGCATGCGCTGTGCCGGAGAAATCGACATCACGCGAACTCGTTGGAGCGAAAACCCGATTACACTTGTCCCGTTGATTCTGGGCAACATTGAAAATTTTGAGCCTGATGCCGGCAAGAGGAGATTTGAAGAAGGCCGCCGGAAAGCGTTGGAAAAAGAACAAACGTTACTCGAACGGTTGAAGCCATTACCGGACGGTGAACAGAAAGCCAAGGAAACAAAACGAATGATCGACCTGGTCCGGAATTTCATCGGCTACCGGGAATATCCCAAATACAGCATCGTCAGCCGCTACTTCGTTTATAAGCAGGCGCTGCTGAAAGAAGCCGAGCAGCTCGTTCAAGCTGGCGTTATCCATGACAAAGAAGAGATCTACTATCTCACCTTTGAAGAATTTCACGAAGTCGTTCGCACCGGAAAACGGGATGAAACCATCATTAACAAACGTAGAGAGGACTATCAATTTTTTGAAAAGCTGACTCCTCCGCGCGTCATCACGTCCGATGGCGAAATCATTGCAGGCGAGTACAGGCGCGAGCATTTGCCGCCTAATGCGATTGTCGGTCTGCCTGTTTCTCCCGGAGTGGTTGAAGGAAGAGCGCGTGTCATTTTAAAGATGGAAGAGGCCGATCTGGAAGACGGAGATATTTTGGTCACCTCCTTTACGGACCCTGGCTGGACTCCATTATTTGTCTCCCTAAAAGGTCTCATCACCGAAGTTGGCGGACTGATGACCCATGGGGCCGTTATCGCGCGAGAATACGGCTTGCCGGCGGTTGTGGGCGTGGACCATGCTACGAAATTGATCCAAGACGGGCAGCGAATCCGCGTGCATGGAACAGAGGGGTACATTGAAATCTTATAA
- a CDS encoding alpha/beta fold hydrolase has product MPTFISNGTQLYYEDEGEGFPLVFLHGIYGSSRMIHVEISRLKEHFRVLALDSRGHGQSERPSHYTIADHVQDVINLFHHLELDTAYLMGISMGSYIAQGVAIAVLDRVKKLVLVVPKSHGKTSSMQELFTRHAKELEGLSLEEKISRSFNYMFHNHDSVQKAFRDYHARQAMLTQPHEQEAANRALDGFDFHDGLKKITARTLVISGTYDGLNPPEIGKALAAQIPDAAFMEFMHSGHAPSVEEPERFIHEVTQFLA; this is encoded by the coding sequence ATGCCGACTTTTATTTCGAATGGTACACAGCTTTATTATGAAGATGAAGGCGAAGGTTTTCCTTTAGTATTTCTGCATGGCATCTATGGAAGCAGCAGGATGATTCATGTTGAAATCAGCCGGCTGAAAGAGCATTTTCGTGTCCTTGCATTAGATTCGCGCGGACATGGACAATCGGAACGCCCCTCTCATTATACGATCGCCGACCATGTGCAGGACGTAATCAATTTATTTCATCATCTCGAGCTCGATACTGCCTATCTGATGGGCATTTCAATGGGCAGCTATATTGCTCAAGGCGTTGCGATCGCGGTACTCGACCGGGTGAAGAAGCTTGTACTTGTTGTCCCGAAAAGCCATGGCAAAACTTCCTCCATGCAAGAGCTTTTCACCCGCCATGCCAAGGAGCTGGAAGGACTTTCGCTCGAGGAAAAGATCAGCCGTTCTTTCAACTATATGTTCCATAACCACGATTCTGTTCAGAAGGCCTTTCGTGATTATCATGCCAGGCAGGCAATGCTGACGCAGCCTCACGAACAAGAAGCGGCGAACCGGGCATTGGATGGATTCGATTTCCATGATGGACTAAAGAAGATTACGGCACGCACCTTAGTGATCAGCGGAACATACGACGGGTTAAACCCGCCCGAAATTGGCAAAGCGCTCGCCGCTCAAATTCCCGATGCAGCCTTCATGGAATTCATGCATTCCGGCCATGCTCCAAGTGTTGAAGAGCCGGAACGTTTTATTCATGAGGTAACGCAATTCCTGGCATGA